The genomic DNA TTCACGAACATCGCCGCGGGCCGCGCGTGGATGCCGACCTTGTTGGCCACGACGACTTCCTTGATGGCGATGACTTCGGTGTTGGCGGTTCGCTTCGTCGCGCTCATGTCTCGCGCCGGATGATGGGTCAAGCCGGAATGACTGCAAAGGATTTTTCGACTCAAGCCGCTAGGGTCGTGGCAATCCCAACTGCTCGCGCAGCCAGCCGGGGCGGTTGGTGGTGATGCCGTCCGCGCCGGCGTCGAGGAACTGTCGCGCGGTCGCCACGTCGTCAACCGTCCAGACGTAGAACTTCAGCCCGGCGGCGTGTGTCTTGCGGACCCACGAGGCGTCGGCCGGGCCTTTGTAGCTGATGTTGATGCCGTCGAGCTTGGCGCCCTTCGCGCGCGCGATGAGTTCGTCGAGCACCGGCGTCCACGCCTTCGTGGCCTTGTCCTGCTTGAAGCTGGAGAGGAAGAGGACGGGGATGTCCGGCCACAGCGCCCTGGCTTGCGCGCAGACGTCGAACTTGAAGCTGATGATGACGAGTTGCGCGTGCGGGGTGCCGGCGGATTTGAGCACGCGTCCGAGTTCGGGCAGCGCTTCGACGCCGCACTTGATCTCGATGACGAGCCGTCGGCCGCGCGGGAGGATCGCGAGCGTTTCCTCGAGTGTCGGGAGTTTTTCGCCCTTCCACCGCGGGTCCTTCCACGAGCCGGCGTCGAGGGCGCGCAAGTCGGCAAGGGAGGTCTTGGACGCGACCTTCGCGACGCCGGTGGTGCGCTTGGTGTCTTCGTCGTGAAGGCAGATGATGCGGCCGTCTTGAGTGAGCCAGATGTCGAGCTCGACGGCGTCGGCGTGCTGCTCCCAGCCGAGCTTGAACGCGGCGAGCGTGTTCTCCGGGGCGTCGTGCGACGCGCCGCGGTGCGCGATGATGTCCGCGCCGGCGGCGGCGAGCGCCAGGCCCAGGAACAAGACAAGGAGAGACCGGTGCAAAATGTGCAGCGTCGAGGCTGCACCCCGACTGACCGTGCCAGATCCCTCGGAAAGTCCGGTCAAAGGCCGGACACTACGCCGACGCAAGATGGACTTTGCAGGGGTCTCAAGGAGTGGCAGTGGGTTCATGTTCGCGCGAGCGTGCATGGCAGCGGGGCGGCATTCAAGCTTGCCGCACGGTGGCGTTTCCACTAGCAATCCCGTCGCTCGGCGCCCGCGCGTCGGACCCTTGCAACCCGGTAACAATCCAACTCCGCACCCCAGCACCGCCATGCCCGCATTCCCCGACATCGGCCGCATCCAATACGAAGGTCCCGCCTCGAAGAATCCGCTCGCCTACAAGTGGTATGACGCCACCGAGGTCATCGAGGGCAGGACGATGGCCGAGCACCTGCGCTTCTCCGTGGTGTATTGGCACACGATGCGCGGCGGCGGCGCGGACATGTTCGGCGGGCCGACCGCGCAGCGCGCGTGGAACTATGGCGAATGCACCACCGCGCAGGCGCAGCACCGGGCGAGGTGCTTCTTCGAGTTCGTCGGGAAACTCGGCGCGCCTTACTACGCCTTCCACGACCGGGACGTGGCTTCGCACGGCAAGACGCTGCGCGAGTCGAACAAAAACCTCGACGCCGTCGTGAAGGTGATGAAGCAGGAGCAGAAGCGCACCGGCATCAAGCTGCTTTGGGGCACGGCGCAACTGTTCGTCCACCCGCGCTACATGCACGGCGCGGCGACGAGTTGCAACGCGGACGTGTTCGCCTACGCCGCCGCGCAGGTGAAGAAGGCGCTCGAAGTCACGCACGAACTCGGAGGCGAAGGCTACACCTTCTGGGGCGGACGCGAAGGCTACTCGACGCTCTGGAACACGGACATGAAGCGGGAGCTCGAGCATCTCGCCAAGTTCCTCCACATGGCCGTGGCCTACAAAAAGGAAATCGGCTTCAAGGGCCAGTTCTACATCGAGCCGAAGCCCAAGGAACCCACCAAGCACCAATACGACTCCGACGCCGCCGCGTGCCTGAACTTCCTCCGCGAATACGACCTGATGGGGCACCTCAAGCTGAACCTGGAGACCAACCACGCCACGCTCGCCGGCCACTCCATGCAGCACGAGCTGGAAGTCGCGGGCGCGGCGGGCGCGCTGGGCAGCATTGATGCGAACACCGGCGATTTGATGCTCGGTTGGGACACCGACCAATTCCCGACCGACATTTACCTCACCACGCAGTGCATGTTGAGCATCCTGAAATACGGCGGCTTCAGCACCGGCGGCGTGAACTTCGATGCCAAGGTCCGCCGCGAGAGCTTCGAGCCCGTGGACCTCTTCCACGCGCACATCGGTGGCATGGACGCCTTCGCTCGCGGCCTGAAAATCGCCGCCGCCATCCGCGCCGACGGCCGCCTCGACGCCTTCGTGAAGAACCGCTACCGCACCTGGGACAGCGGCATCGGCCGCGAGATCGAGAAGGGGAGGGCGAACTTCAAGTCCCTGGAAAAATACACGCTCGCCCGCGGCGAACCTGCGAACGAAAGCGGCCGGCAGGAGTTTCTCGAGAACTTGATCAACGAGTTCATCTGAGGCGGCAGTGCCCCGCACGCAGCGGTGGATCGCCGAGGCTCGATTTGAGTCTTTCTACAGCAACACACGTTCATCTAAGCTAGCGTTCGACATGACATCCAAGTCCAGACGCGCCGGATTGCTTCTTAGTGCGATGCTCGCGCTGCAGACTGCGGGCGCGGGCCGGGTCGCAGGCGCGGAGGCGGTGACTTACTTCGGGGATGTGGAAAGGATATTCCGCAATCATTGCGTGGAATGCCACCGGGTCGGCGGCAACGCGCCGTTCGCGCTCGTGTCGTTCGAGGACGTGCGGCGGAAGGCGAAGACCATTCGCGAAGTGGTCGAGAAGCGCATCATGCCGCCGTGGGGTGCGAGTCCGCAGCACGGGGCCTTTGTCAATGACCCGTCGCTCACGGCCAAGGACATCGCCAAGCTGGGGCGTTGGATCGAGGGTGGCATGGAGCGCGGCGATGCGGCGCGCGCCCTGCCGCCGCCGCCGCCGGGGGCCGAATGGCAGATCGGGACACCCGACGTGATCTTTGAGACTGAACCGGTCGAAGTCCCCGGCGAAGGACCGGTGCCGTATCGATACGTGCGCCTGCCGACCAACCTGCGTGAAGACCGGTGGGTCGAGGCGACTCAAATCCTCTCCACATCGCCGGAGATCGTTCATCACGTTCTTGTCTTCATTGAAAGGGCGGCACCACCCGCGCCGGGCGTGACCCGGCCATGGACACCTCCATTTGACCCGACCCGCCTGCTCGAAGGTTCTGAACCCGGCGAGGCATGGAAATGGATCGCCAAGTTTCAAGACCACCTAAAGGACTTGCAAGTGGGCGGCGGCGGCGGCCTCAATGGCAGCTTTGCTACTTCGCTCTCCGGTGGTCGTGGCATGAACTTCCCGCCAGGTCGCGCCAAGCTCCTTCCCGCCGGAGCCACCCTGACGTTTCAGATTCATTACACGCCCGTCGGGACGAAGCGTGAATCCAAGACGCGCATCGGCCTGCGCTTCGCCAAGGCCCCGCCGCGCGAGCCGTTGGATTCCCGTTCACTGGCCACGGTCGCCTTCACGATCCCGCCCGGCGCGAAGTCGCACGAGGTCAAGGCTACAAAAGTCCTGCCGCGCGACGCGTTGCTCGTTTCATTGCGTCCGCACATGCACCTTCGCGGGAAATCCTTCCGCTTCATCGCCGAGCAACCGGACGGGCGGGAGGAAATCCTGCTCGATGTTCCGAAGTGGAATTTCGAGTGGCAGGTCGAATACATCCTCGCCAAACCGAAGCTGCTGCCGCGCGGCACGCGACTGCGCGCCCACGCCACTTACGACAACAGCTCAGGGAACCCGGCCAACCCGGACCCGACGAAGGAGGTTTTCTTTGGACTCCAGAGCCACGAGGAAATGATGATCGGCTACTACGAAGTCGTGTGGGGACCGGACCCGCGGGCCGCGTCTGCCAAAGGCGCGGTGCGCCCTGCGCCCTAGTAGCGGTAGTGCTCCGGCTTGTAGGGACCTTCGACCGGCACGCCGAGGTAGTCGGCCTGTTTCTTGGTGAGCTTCGTCAGCTTCACGCCGATGCGCTCGAGGTGCAGGCGGGCGACTTCTTCGTCGAGATGCTTGGGCAGGCGATACACGCCGACTTTGTTCGTGTCGTGGTTCTTCCACAGGTCCAATTGCGCGAGGCATTGGTTGGTGAAGCTGTTGCTCATCACGAAGCTCGGATGGCCGGTGGCGCAGCCGAGATTCACTAGACGGCCTTCGGCGAGCAGATAAATCGTGCGGCCGTTCGGCAGCGCGTATTTGTCATACTGCGGCTTCACGTTGATGCGCTTCACGCCTTTCAACGTGTTGAGCTTGTCCACCTGAATCTCGTTGTCGAAGTGGCCGATGTTACACACGATCGCCTGGTCCTTCATCTTGAGGATGTGATCGAGCGTGATGACGTCGCAATTGCCGGTGGTCGTCACGTAGATGTCGCCCGTGCCGAGCGTGTCTTCGAGCGTGGTGACTTCGAAACCTTCCATCGCGGCTTGCAGCGCGTTGATGGGGTCAATCTCGGTGACGATGACGCGCGCGCCGAATCCGCGGAGCGAATGCGCGCTGCCCTTGCCGACGTCGCCGTAGCCGCAGACGACCGCGACCTTGCCGGCGATCATCACGTCGGTGGCGCGCTTGATGCCGTCCGCAAGCGATTCGCGGCAGCCGTAGAGGTTGTCGAACTTGGACTTGGTGACGGAGTCGTTGACGTTGATGGCGGGCACGAGAAGCTTGCCCTGCTCCAACATCTGGTAAAGGCGATGCACGCCGGTGGTCGTTTCTTCGGAAACGCCTTTCCAGTCTTTCACGACTTCGTGCCAGAAACCGTGGCGTTCCTTTGCGACGCGCTTGAGCAGCGCCTTGATGACGGCGACTTCGTGGTTGTCGCTCGGCGTGTTGACCCAGGTGTCGCCGTTTTCGAGTTCGTAGCCTTTGTGGATGAGCAGCGTGGCGTCGCCGCCATCGTCCACGATGAGTTGCGGGCCTTTATTGCCGGGATGCGTCAGCGCGGCGAGGGTGAAGTTCCAATACTCTTCGAGCGTTTCGCCCTTGTGCGCGAACACGGGCGTGCCGGCTTTGGCGATCGCGGCGGCGGCATGGTCTTGCGTGCTAAAAATGTTGCAACTGGCCCAGCGCACGGACGCGCCGAGTTCCTTCAGCGTCTCGATGAGAATCGCCGTCTCGATGGTCATGTGCAGCGAACCGGTGATGCGCACGCCGTTAAGCGGCTTCTGCGGGCCGTATTTCTTGCGAATGGCCATGAGGCCGGGCATCTCGTGCTCGCAAACTTCGATGGTTTTGCGGCCCCACTCGGCGAGCGAGACGTCACGGACGGAGTAATCCGGGGCGGCTGGCGCGATGGGAGAAGAACTCATATCGGTCGTGGTTGCGGGTTTCGTGCGCGGGCGGGGGGCGGTGAGTGTGGGCATGGTTCGTAATGAGTAACGAGTGATGCGTAAAAGGTGAGGCGACTACTTTACAGCTCGCTTCAAGGCCGCAGCCTTGTCATGGCGCTCCCACGTGATGCTGGCGAGGTCGTCGACCTTGCCGAAATGGCCGTAGTTGGTGGTCTTGCCGTAGATCGGGCGCAGCAGGTTGAGTTGCTTCACGATGTCCGCGGGCTTGAAGCTGAACACGGCGCACACGGCCTTCTCGATCTGCTCGTCCGTCAGGCCACTCTGCGCGGTGCCGAAGGTGTTGATGCACACGCTGACCGGTTCGGGATGGCCGATGGCGTAGGCGAACTGAATCTCCGCGCTCGTCGCGAGGCCCGCGGCGACGATGTTCTTCGCCACGTAACGGCCCATGTAGGCCGCGCTGCGGTCCACCTTGCTCGGGTCCTTGCCGCTGAAGGCGCCGCCGCCGTGCCGCCCCATGCCGCCGTAGCTGTCCACGATGATCTTGCGGCCGGTCAAACCGGTGTCTCCCTGCGGCCCGCCGACGACGAACCGGCCCGTCGGGTTGATGAGGAACTGCGTGCGCTTCGTGAGCAGGCGCTTCGGCAGCGTCTTCGTGATGACCGCGTCGATGCAGAATTCCTTGATCGTCCTGTGCTTCACGTCCGCGCTGTGTTGCGTGGAGATGACCACGTTGGTGATCTCGACGGGTTGATCGTTCACGTAGCGGACGGACACCTGCGATTTCGCATCGGGCCGGAGCCACTTCACCGCGCCGGCCTTGCGCAACCGCGTCAGCTCGCGGCCGAGCTGGTGGGCGAACATGATCGGCGCGGGCATCAACTCCGGCGTCTCGTTGCACGCGTAGCCGAACATCAACCCCTGGTCGCCTGCGCCCTGCTCGGCGTGCGCCTTGCCCTCGGCGGCCTTCGCGTCCACGCCCTGCGCGATGTCGGGCGACTGCGACGTGACGGCGTTCATGATGAGCACCTTGTCGGCGTGGAAGACGTCGTCGTCGTGCGTGTAGCCGATGCCGCGGATGGCGTCGCGGGCGATCTGGTTGAAGTCCAGCTTGGCCTTCGTGGTGATCTCGCCGCCGACGACGACGAGGTTGGACTTCGCGTAAGTCTCGCACGCCACGCGGCTGAATTTGTCCTGCGCGAGGCAGGCGTCCAGCACGGCGTCGGAGATCGTGTCGCAAACCTTGTCCGGGTGGCCTTCGCCGACCGATTCCGAGGAGAAAATGTAGTTTTTGCTCATTCAGTTGAGGGTGGGCGATGAAGGGGCGCGGGCCGCGACGACAAACACCGTGCGAAGATACGGACGGCAAGGGGAGCGTCAACGTTGAATTGGCCGCAGGAAAGAGTTGAAACGCGCCACACCCACGGGGTTTGATGGCGCGCGGCAACCGGCAGGCAGGGAGCAGTCCCGGCCGCCGCCGCGCCGAACCAATGACACCGGACCACATCCTCTGGACTTACATCGTGCTGCTCATCGCGGGCGGGTTGGTGGGCTGGCTCAAGGCTGGCAGCAAGGCGTCCATCATCGCGTCGGTTGCGTGCGCCGTGCCGCTCGTGCTCGGGCTGCTCCTCAAGTGGCCCAACGCCATCATGGCCGCGCTGCTCGGCGTGCTCGCCCTGTTCTTCGCGGTGCGGACGATGAAGTCCAGGAAGTTGATGCCCTCGGGGCTGATGCTCCTCCTCACGCTCGTCACGCTCCTCCTCCGGTCGGTGCTGAAGTAGCGGGTGCTACTTCCTCCACTCATCAATCAGGCAGGCGACGAGGGCGGTCCATCCGGTCTGGTGCGAGGCGCCCAAGCCCGCTCCGGTGTCGGCGTGGAAGTATTCGTAGAAGAGCAGGTGGTCGCGCCAGTGCGGGTCGTCCTGGAACTTCTTGGCGCGGCCGAACACGGGGCGGCGTCCGCCGGCGTCGCGGGTGAACAGGCGGAGCATCCGCTCGGCGAAGCCGCGGGCCATCTCGTCGAGGTTGATCGGGGCGTCGCCGGGGCAGCCTTCGATCTCGAACTTGCCGCGGTAGGCTTTGCTCAACTTGCGCAGGGACTCGATCATCATGAAGCTGGTGGGGAACCAGATGGGGCCGCGCCAGTTGGAGTTGCCGCCCTTGAGCTTCACCACGGATTCGCCGGGTTCGTAGCCGATCCATTTGTGGCCGAAGTGAAACGGCTTCTCCTCGTGGACGCGTGAGAGGCTGCGCAGGCCGAAGTCGCCGCGGAATTCGCCGGGGTTCCACACGGCGCGCAGGAGCCGCGCGAGCTGTTCGGGCTTCATCACGGCGAGCACGTGCACGGTGTCGCCGTTGTCCTCGATGGTCGTGACGCATTTCTCGACGAGGTCGGCGCGGTGGGTGAGGAACCAGTGGAGGTTGTTGCGGAAGTCGTGGAAGGGTTGGATCCATTTTTCCTCGAGCCGCTCGATGGCGAACATGGGGATGAGGCCGACGAGCGAGCGCACGCGGAACTTGTCGTGGGTGCCGTCGGGATGGCTGAGCACGTCGTAGAAGAAACCGTCCTCCTCGTCCCACAACTGGTAGCCGCGCCTGCCCATGCGCTTCATCGCGGAGCCGACATAGACGAAGTGCTCGAAGAATTTCGTGGCGAGGGATTCATAGACCTTGTTCTCGCGCGCGAGTTCGAGCGCGATGCGCATCATGTTCTGGCAGAACATCCCCATCCAGCCGGAGCCGTCGGCCTGCTGCAGCACGGTGCCGTCGGGGAGTTTCTCGCTGCGGTCCACCACGGTGATGTTGTCGAGGCCGAGGAAGCCGCCCTCGAAGACGTTGTTGCCGTCGGCGTCCACCTTGTTGACCCACCACGTGAAGTTGACGAGGAGCTTGTGGAAGCAGCGCTCCAGCCACGCGCGGTCGGCCTTGCCGCTGCGGATGCGGTCCATGTTGAAGACGCGCCACACGGCCCACGCGTGGACGGGCGGGTTCATGTCGCCGAATTCCCATTCGTAGGCGGGGATCTGCCCGCTTGGGTGCTGGAACTGCTCGAAGAGGAGCAGCCAGAGCTGGTGCTTGGCAAACTCCGGGTCCACCAGCGCGCACGGGACGGCCTGGAACGCGAGATCCCACGCGGCGAACCACGGATACTCCCACTTGTCGGGCATCGAGAGGATGCGCCGCGAGTTGAGGTGCTGCCAGTGGGCGTTGCGGACGTGCTTGCGCGACTCCGGCGGCGGCCACGCGGGGTTGTCGCCGTGAAGCCACTCATGGACGTCGAAGAGGTAAATCTGCTTGCTCCACATCAACCCCGCGAGCGCCTGCCGCTGGATGCGCCGCTCGTCCTCGGTGGCTTTCGCGGGATGCACGGCGGCGAAGAACTCGTCCGCCTCGGCCTCGCGCGCGGCGAAGATGGCGTCCACATCGAGCGGCGCGGCGGGTTTCTGGTCGGTCAGGCGGAAGCACATCGTCACTGAACCACCGGCAGGGATGACCTGCTCGTAGTGAACACACGCCTTGGTGCCGGTGCGCTCCGGGTTCACGCAGGCTTCGCCGTGGATGACGTGGCGGTGAAACGCGTCCTTGGTGAACTCGCTGCGGCTCTGCACGCCGGGTCCGAAGACGCGCGCGGCGTTCGTCTCGTTGTTCGTAAAGAGCGGCGTGCCACCCGGCGGCGCGTGAAAGAAGCGCCCGCCCACGCGATACTCGAACGAGAGATTCCGGAGCGTGCGGCAGCCGGAGTCGTCGGCGCGCAGCGTGAGGTGCTTCTTGCGCGACTTCTCCAGCGAGATGACGGGCTCGTTGCGCGGCTCGGCGAACCAGGCCCAGCGGTTGCGGAACCACAGGTGCGGCAGCACGTGCAGCGGCGC from Verrucomicrobiota bacterium includes the following:
- a CDS encoding glycerophosphodiester phosphodiesterase, whose protein sequence is MNPLPLLETPAKSILRRRSVRPLTGLSEGSGTVSRGAASTLHILHRSLLVLFLGLALAAAGADIIAHRGASHDAPENTLAAFKLGWEQHADAVELDIWLTQDGRIICLHDEDTKRTTGVAKVASKTSLADLRALDAGSWKDPRWKGEKLPTLEETLAILPRGRRLVIEIKCGVEALPELGRVLKSAGTPHAQLVIISFKFDVCAQARALWPDIPVLFLSSFKQDKATKAWTPVLDELIARAKGAKLDGINISYKGPADASWVRKTHAAGLKFYVWTVDDVATARQFLDAGADGITTNRPGWLREQLGLPRP
- the xylA gene encoding xylose isomerase; its protein translation is MPAFPDIGRIQYEGPASKNPLAYKWYDATEVIEGRTMAEHLRFSVVYWHTMRGGGADMFGGPTAQRAWNYGECTTAQAQHRARCFFEFVGKLGAPYYAFHDRDVASHGKTLRESNKNLDAVVKVMKQEQKRTGIKLLWGTAQLFVHPRYMHGAATSCNADVFAYAAAQVKKALEVTHELGGEGYTFWGGREGYSTLWNTDMKRELEHLAKFLHMAVAYKKEIGFKGQFYIEPKPKEPTKHQYDSDAAACLNFLREYDLMGHLKLNLETNHATLAGHSMQHELEVAGAAGALGSIDANTGDLMLGWDTDQFPTDIYLTTQCMLSILKYGGFSTGGVNFDAKVRRESFEPVDLFHAHIGGMDAFARGLKIAAAIRADGRLDAFVKNRYRTWDSGIGREIEKGRANFKSLEKYTLARGEPANESGRQEFLENLINEFI
- a CDS encoding cytochrome c — its product is MTSKSRRAGLLLSAMLALQTAGAGRVAGAEAVTYFGDVERIFRNHCVECHRVGGNAPFALVSFEDVRRKAKTIREVVEKRIMPPWGASPQHGAFVNDPSLTAKDIAKLGRWIEGGMERGDAARALPPPPPGAEWQIGTPDVIFETEPVEVPGEGPVPYRYVRLPTNLREDRWVEATQILSTSPEIVHHVLVFIERAAPPAPGVTRPWTPPFDPTRLLEGSEPGEAWKWIAKFQDHLKDLQVGGGGGLNGSFATSLSGGRGMNFPPGRAKLLPAGATLTFQIHYTPVGTKRESKTRIGLRFAKAPPREPLDSRSLATVAFTIPPGAKSHEVKATKVLPRDALLVSLRPHMHLRGKSFRFIAEQPDGREEILLDVPKWNFEWQVEYILAKPKLLPRGTRLRAHATYDNSSGNPANPDPTKEVFFGLQSHEEMMIGYYEVVWGPDPRAASAKGAVRPAP
- a CDS encoding adenosylhomocysteinase, coding for MSSSPIAPAAPDYSVRDVSLAEWGRKTIEVCEHEMPGLMAIRKKYGPQKPLNGVRITGSLHMTIETAILIETLKELGASVRWASCNIFSTQDHAAAAIAKAGTPVFAHKGETLEEYWNFTLAALTHPGNKGPQLIVDDGGDATLLIHKGYELENGDTWVNTPSDNHEVAVIKALLKRVAKERHGFWHEVVKDWKGVSEETTTGVHRLYQMLEQGKLLVPAINVNDSVTKSKFDNLYGCRESLADGIKRATDVMIAGKVAVVCGYGDVGKGSAHSLRGFGARVIVTEIDPINALQAAMEGFEVTTLEDTLGTGDIYVTTTGNCDVITLDHILKMKDQAIVCNIGHFDNEIQVDKLNTLKGVKRINVKPQYDKYALPNGRTIYLLAEGRLVNLGCATGHPSFVMSNSFTNQCLAQLDLWKNHDTNKVGVYRLPKHLDEEVARLHLERIGVKLTKLTKKQADYLGVPVEGPYKPEHYRY
- a CDS encoding methionine adenosyltransferase, whose translation is MSKNYIFSSESVGEGHPDKVCDTISDAVLDACLAQDKFSRVACETYAKSNLVVVGGEITTKAKLDFNQIARDAIRGIGYTHDDDVFHADKVLIMNAVTSQSPDIAQGVDAKAAEGKAHAEQGAGDQGLMFGYACNETPELMPAPIMFAHQLGRELTRLRKAGAVKWLRPDAKSQVSVRYVNDQPVEITNVVISTQHSADVKHRTIKEFCIDAVITKTLPKRLLTKRTQFLINPTGRFVVGGPQGDTGLTGRKIIVDSYGGMGRHGGGAFSGKDPSKVDRSAAYMGRYVAKNIVAAGLATSAEIQFAYAIGHPEPVSVCINTFGTAQSGLTDEQIEKAVCAVFSFKPADIVKQLNLLRPIYGKTTNYGHFGKVDDLASITWERHDKAAALKRAVK
- a CDS encoding glucosidase produces the protein MSETREHQRLHEARTGPVHPWRRWGPYVSDRSWGTVREDYSADGDAWNFLPHDLARSKAYRWGEDAIAGVCDRYQILCFGLALWNGRDPILKERFFGLTPHEGNHGEDVKEYYFHLDSTPTHSYMRMLYKYPQAEFPYARLIEENRRRGPAEPEFELLDTGVFDEDRYFDVFVEFAKASPEDLCIRITAHNRGPDAAPLHVLPHLWFRNRWAWFAEPRNEPVISLEKSRKKHLTLRADDSGCRTLRNLSFEYRVGGRFFHAPPGGTPLFTNNETNAARVFGPGVQSRSEFTKDAFHRHVIHGEACVNPERTGTKACVHYEQVIPAGGSVTMCFRLTDQKPAAPLDVDAIFAAREAEADEFFAAVHPAKATEDERRIQRQALAGLMWSKQIYLFDVHEWLHGDNPAWPPPESRKHVRNAHWQHLNSRRILSMPDKWEYPWFAAWDLAFQAVPCALVDPEFAKHQLWLLLFEQFQHPSGQIPAYEWEFGDMNPPVHAWAVWRVFNMDRIRSGKADRAWLERCFHKLLVNFTWWVNKVDADGNNVFEGGFLGLDNITVVDRSEKLPDGTVLQQADGSGWMGMFCQNMMRIALELARENKVYESLATKFFEHFVYVGSAMKRMGRRGYQLWDEEDGFFYDVLSHPDGTHDKFRVRSLVGLIPMFAIERLEEKWIQPFHDFRNNLHWFLTHRADLVEKCVTTIEDNGDTVHVLAVMKPEQLARLLRAVWNPGEFRGDFGLRSLSRVHEEKPFHFGHKWIGYEPGESVVKLKGGNSNWRGPIWFPTSFMMIESLRKLSKAYRGKFEIEGCPGDAPINLDEMARGFAERMLRLFTRDAGGRRPVFGRAKKFQDDPHWRDHLLFYEYFHADTGAGLGASHQTGWTALVACLIDEWRK